The following coding sequences lie in one Pelecanus crispus isolate bPelCri1 chromosome 9, bPelCri1.pri, whole genome shotgun sequence genomic window:
- the LOC142594262 gene encoding carboxyl-terminal PDZ ligand of neuronal nitric oxide synthase protein-like, giving the protein MPVRNRYNLVDDGCDSRVPLHNEEAFQHGIHFQAKYIGSLDVPRPNSRVEIVAAMRRIRYEFKAKNIKKKKVSIIVSVDGVKVILRKKQKRKEWTWDESKMVVMHDPVYRIFYVSHDSQDLKIFSYIARDGANNSFRCNVFKSKKKSQAMRVVRTVGQAFEVCHKLSLQHALQNADGQADGASDKSAEEQPLEVHQIKGSKITDADEVGIDSDGICVSERGPGELPAARGDLGMPKPGQASKDKNCQDAENCSLHPAGSQQLLSPSSPCSSASITPLASQHCLQLLQQQLLQQQQQTQVAVAQVQLLKDQLAAETAARIEAQARVRQLLLTNRDLLQHVSLLVRQLTVLEAREQRRQPVDRSLQNLSLAQSLSLNLKNHYSLDVHLPSTSTPASILGSPVAPGSLPTLGPGDSYLNLVSLERGGHRYGSKDGDECLAVLEGQDGLSRRVEGSEVSEFALLNGSNRQKLDDTDRGDEDRRQQPIPKLNPPPPILRKRSSKTSPSLEVEVKPESAAHGSLPSPSISSLTSIAASSLTLLDPEARTPARSAASGTEPIPAGTCQRALGKDRTGESGQMSPLASIRDPAAGEALAKDLAALARPTDSTLPFSPVDDTCLHISFSEDELLEPELDAAGGPSRVPS; this is encoded by the exons TATGAATTCAAAGCCAAGAACattaagaagaagaaagtgaGCATCATCGTGTCCGTGGACGGGGTGAAGGTGATTCTGCGCAAGAAGCAGAAG AGAAAGGAGTGGACCTGGGACGAGAGTAAGATGGTGGTGATGCACGACCCTGTGTACAG AATCTTCTATGTGTCTCATGACTCGCAAGACCTGAAAATATTTAGTTACATCGCAAGGGACGGCGCTAACAACTCCTTCAGGTGCAACGTCTTCAAATCAAAGAAGAAG AGCCAGGCGATGCGGGTGGTGCGCACGGTGGGGCAAGCCTTCGAGGTGTGCCACAAGCTGAGCCTGCAGCATGCCCTGCAGAACGCCGACGGGCAGGCGGACGGTGCCAGCGACAAATCGGCCGAGGAGCAGCCGCTGGAAG TTCACCAGATAAAGGGCTCCAAGATCACAGATGCAGACGAGGTTGGCATCGACTCTGATGGCATCTGTGTCTCCGAGAGGGGACCTGgagagctgcctgctgccaggggGGACCTCGGCATGCCGAAACCGGGGCAAGCCTCAAAGGATAAGAACTGCCAG GATGCCGAGAACTGCTCCCTCCACCCAGCCggctcccagcagctgctcagcccaagcagcccctgctcctcGGCCTCCATCACCCcgctggcctcccagcactgcctccagctgctccagcagcagctcctccagcagcagcagcagacgcAGGTGGCCGTGGCCCAG GTGCAGCTGCTGAAGGACCAGCTGGCGGCGGAAACGGCGGCGCGGATCGAAGCGCAGGCCCGGGTgcggcagctgctgctgaccaACCGCGACCTGCTGCAGCACGTCTCCTTGCTGGTGCGGCAGCTCACCGTGCTGGAGGCCCGGGAGCAGCGCCGGCAGCCGG TTGACCGCTCCTTGCAAAACCTGTCCCTGGCTCAGTCCCTCTCCCTGAACCTGAAGAACCACTACAGCTTGGACGTCCACCTGCCGTCCACCTCCACCCCCGCCAGCATCCTGGGCAGCCCCGTGGCCCCCGGCTCGTTGCCCACCCTGGGCCCCGGGGACTCCTACCTCAACCTCGTCAGCCTGGAGAGGGGCGGCCACCGCTACGGCAGCAAGGACGGGGACGAGTGCCTGGCCGTGCTGGAGGGGCAGGACGGGCTCAGCCGGCGCGTGGAGGGCTCCGAGGTCAGCGAGTTTGCTCTGCTCAACGGGAGCAACCGGCAGAAATTGGACGACACAGACAGAGGGGACGAGGACAG GCGGCAGCAGCCCATTCCCAAGCTCAACCCGCCACCACCCATCCTACGCAAAAGGTCCAGCAAGACCTCCCCGAGCCTGGAAGTGGAGGTGAAGCCCGAGAGCGCTGCCCACGGGAGcttgcccagccccagcatctccagcctcACCAGCATCGCTGCCAGCTCGCTCACCCTCTTGGACCCTGAGGCAAGGACTCCCGCGCGGAGCGCTGCCTCCGGCACGGAGCCCATCCCCGCGGGGACCTGCCAGCGCGCTCTGGGCAAGGACAGGACTGGAGAGAGCGGGCAGATGTCCCCTCTGGCCAGCATCCGCGACCCTGCAGCCGGCGAGGCCCTGGCCAAAGACTTGGCCGCCCTGGCCAGGCCCACGGACAGCACACTGCCCTTCTCCCCTGTGGACGACACCTGCTTGCACATCAGCTTCTCGGAGGACGAGCTGCTCGAGCCAGAGCTGGACGCTGCCGGGGGGCCCAGCAGGGTCCCCTCTTAG